In Aedes albopictus strain Foshan chromosome 3, AalbF5, whole genome shotgun sequence, the genomic window TTTGATGCTAAGGTAACCCTAATTGGGTGACAGGGTGTTCACATTTGCATATTTGTTAAAATATTTGATTTATTGCTTTCCAGCGTAGTGCTTCCACATGGAAGTGGTGTCTAGGAATGTCTCCCGGTTGAAGTTCACCGGTGAGAATGCGTTTGAGCTAGAAAAATAAGGAAAACAACAGgaaaggggtccactattggttaaaataccctaatACTGTGAACTTTTGTATGTCCACGCAGTCATCCTTAATTATTGTTTAGTAAAAAACCTCTTCTATTTTATGTTTTATAGCGATTCACTTTTTTGTTGCTCATTCTTCAAAATTTGTCGAATTATTGTAATTTTGTAACTTACCTCTACTTCCAGAATGAAACTCTCCTGTGTTTCTCTCACGGACGGCTTCCAACTACCCTTAATCCGGTAATTTGTCTGGACAATTAATGGCAGCAACAAGCAAAGTAGATAGTCCTTTTTGTTTCCATCCGATGTGTGACTGTATGCATCGTAAAGTGGTTGGAATGCTTTGTCCTTTGTCACCGCAGAAGAGATTAACTTATCCAGCTTATTGTGCAATAATGGGAATCGACTGTAGAAGGAACTCGTTGCTCCTGGGTACAGCCTTTCGAAGTCCAGCTCGATCTATAAATAAAGTGAAAATATAAATACAATGCTCATCCAATATAAACCAGAAAAATTACAAGAAATCCCGCTTTTGGGTCCGCCAAGATCGGATAAAGCTGGAATAATTCTGACAGGTCTTTCGCTTTCTTGATATCCTCCTGACGTAGCTCGAAACACGCTTCCCAGTTTGTTCGTACCATTTCTATTGGCGATCGTCCATATACTAGCCAGTCTCGGGCACTCAATTGCTCTTCGCCTAAAAAGCATTATGAAAGTCAATGTTCATTTAGTTATAACAATTGTACATATCGTAATACGGGAGTgtccataaataacgtcacgCTTTTAAAGGGTTAAAGGGTTCAACAAAATGTGACGAACCTTACATAAGTTTTAGaggttccttccaaaattgtaaCATAGGGGGAGGGATGgtttaaattgcttattattGTGTGACGTAATTTAAATGCGCTCCCTAAGAACTTAGCCATCCTAAAACAAATTAACAATTCGGCCTACCTTGCCCGAAAAAACTGTATTATATTTAGCGTTTTATCTGCTTTATAAGCCAATCCTAATAATTAGGATATTTAATATCACCAGTAATGAAAAAAAtgctcaggaacttttttaatctCAACTAGAAACACTGCAATAAATCCGCCAGCAAACTCGTTAGAGGACACTCggtaatctttaaaaagttctgtATTAATTTCCATTACTACTTTGATTATTACGTCTCAGATTATTACGGCCGCCACCAAAAGTTTTTTCCGCGTTTGTTTTGATTCGCTATTCATAAACAAGCAGAACATGACGTTattagagcttgctgacgtttattcacttcTCTCTTTCAAGCTCgctttcaagcttgcaggcgggataggatttgttttcatcgggaaacttttcctgatgacaacaaatcctattccgcctgcatgtttgaaagagaaaggtgaataaacgtcagcaagctctattggtAGCATAAAACATCGGCCACCAAGTCGGCCACCGCTATGTTGGCCGGGTTGCCAATCATGAAGAATACATTTTTTATCGATTCTATCTCACGGAACGTTTCCAAAAGGACCTATCTGTCAACATTATTTTTTGCGtttagggaagattcatttattacgtccatcgtttttcgggatttctagacccccctcccctctctgtcacgctattttcctcgagattttcctatacctaatacacgtactgtcacactttcttagacgaatcgagttgcgacacttctccataaattacgtcacgcaaaaatcgatcattttcaaccccccctcccccctatgtcacactttttgtatgggacctctgaaatttttgtatgagtcgtcacactttgctgaaccccccctcccccctcaaagcgtgacgtaatttatggacgttccctaagtaggttaaaaatcatttTTCGCACCGGTAGTCACTTCTATTTCCAATCGAAAACATAATATTAACTGAAGAGgaaatcgatgaagaaaaatTGATCATTGCAGAATCGTCTGTATGACACTAAGCGCGAGACTTGTCTACAACTCTTACTTACCATGGATGACCGTTGATGTAGGCACAGTATCGGTCTTCTTTTCTTTCGGTTTTTTCAAGCCCAATGATTGGAGCACAGTTCCCTTCCTTTTAACCAACTTTCCGCTAGGTCCGATCCTGCCGCCCTCAGGTGTCGTGTAGCCAGGTTTGTAGTAAATTTCCTAAAATTCATACAGCAAGCGAAAAACCATAAGTGAGTCGAATATGAGATTATGCGGAGTATTCAATCACAGACAAAAAGACGCAACA contains:
- the LOC109408064 gene encoding uncharacterized protein LOC109408064, which translates into the protein MYSYSTMDPETVQYITLSGPILPAVAVVITEEQRAYNPVLDRDARELGLDVMLLKAGLDNYNSIIINDHGITSPREFSELQGTDVKLFCRVARDRVLFRKLLLNLKTLFNESAEAEEGSSAVEMLTANSKKFKDFLGYLNSRSDGKAIMKYYEDNATLTNTLRNELAKMIVMDAAVEGLEINGKFYDLMSKKIAATFVTESPEIYYKPGYTTPEGGRIGPSGKLVKRKGTVLQSLGLKKPKEKKTDTVPTSTVIHGEEQLSARDWLVYGRSPIEMVRTNWEACFELRQEDIKKAKDLSELFQLYPILADPKAGFLIELDFERLYPGATSSFYSRFPLLHNKLDKLISSAVTKDKAFQPLYDAYSHTSDGNKKDYLLCLLLPLIVQTNYRIKGSWKPSVRETQESFILEVEVSYKITIIRQILKNEQQKSESL